actggggccaagcttcctaccatccaggacctatacactaggcggtgtcagaggaagcccaaaaaattgtcaaaggctccagtcacccaagtcatagaatgttctctctgctactgcacggcaagcggtcccggagcaccaagtctaggaccaaaagtctccttaacagcttctacccccaagccataaaattgctgaacaactaatcaaatggccacccggactattttaCATTGATCACCGTCCCCCATAGGTTTttccactgctgctactcgctgtttattatctatgcatagtcactttacaaatttcctcgactaacctgtatcccgcacattgactcggtaccggtatcccctgtatatagcctcattattgttatgtacatttgtgttactttttgattgatcagattttttaaaaactttagttTATATAGGAAATATTttaactatttcttgaactgcattgttggttcattttaagggattgtaagtaagcatttcatgcataacattttccgtcaagatagaactgccaaagggggaggagttgcagtctactgcagagatagcctacaaagtaatgtcatactttccaggtccatacccaaacagttcgaactactaattttaaaaatgactctctccagaaataagtctctcactgttgccgcctgctaccgacccccctcagctcccagctgtgccctggataccatttgtgaattgatcgccccccatctagcttcagagtttgttctgttaggtgacctaaactgggatatgcttaacacccctgcagtcctacaatctaagctagatgccctcaatctcacacaaatcatcaaggaacccaccaggtacaaccctaaatctgtaaacaagggcaccctcatagacgtcatcctgaccaactggccctccaaatacacctccgctgtcctAAACCAGgacctcagcgatcactgcctcattgcctgcatccgctacggagccgcagtcaaacgaccacccctcatcactgtcaaacgctcccaaaaacacttctgtgagcaggcctttctaatcgacctggcccgggtatcctggaaggacattacCTCATCCCGTCAgatgaggatgcctggtcattctttaaaagtaacttcctcaccattttagataagcatgctccgttcaaaaaatgcagaactaagaacagatatagcccttggttcactccagacctgactgccctcgaccagcagaaaaacatcctgtggcggactgcaacagcatcaaatagtccccgcgatatgcaactgttcagggaagtcaggaaccaatacacgcagtcagtcaggaaagctaaggccagcttcttcaggcagaaatttgcatcctgtagctccaactccaaaaagttctgggacactgtgaagtccatggagaacaagagcacctcctcccagctgcccactgctctgaggctaggtaacacggtcaccaccgataaatccattattatcgaaaacttcaacaagcatttctcaacggctggccatgccttccccctggctactccaacctcggccaacagctccccccccgcagctactcgcccaagcctctccaggttctcctttacccaaatccagatagcagatgttctgaaagagctgcaaaacctggacccgtacaaatcagctgggcttgacaatctggaccctctatttctgaaactatccgccgccattgtcgcaacccctataaccagcctgttcaacctctctttcatttcgtctgagatccccaaggattggaaagctgccgcagtcatccccctcttcaaagggggagacaccctggacccaaactgttacagacctatatccatcatgccctgcctatctaaggtcttcgaaagccaagtcaacaaacaggtcactgaccatctcgaatcccaccgtaccttctccgctgtgcaatctggtttccgagccggtcacgggtgcacctcagccacgctcaaggtactaaacgatatcataaccgccatcgataaaagacagtactatgcagccgtcttcatcgaccttgccaaggctttcgactctgtcaatcaccatattcttatcggcagactcagtagcctttgtttttctgatgactgccgtgCCTGGTTCAGCAaatactttgcagacagagttcagtgtgtcaaatcggagggcatgctgtccggtcctctggcagtctctatgggggtgccacagggttaaattctcgggccaactcttttctctgtatatatcaatgatgttgctcttgctgcgggcgattccctgatccacctctacgcagacgacaccattctatatacttccggcccgtccttggacactgtgctatctaacctccaaacgagcttcaatgccatacaacactccttccgtggcctccaactgctcttaaacgctagtaaaaccaaatgcatgcttttcaaccgttcgctgcctgcacccgcacgcctgactagcatcaccaccctggatggttccgaccttgaatatgtggacatctataagtacctaggtgtctggctagactgtaaactctccttccagactcatataaaacatctccaatcgaaaatcaaatctagagtcggctttctattccgcaacaaagcctccttcactcacgccgccaaacttaccctagtaaaactgactatcctaccgatcctcgactttggcgatgtcatctacaaaatagcttccaacactctactcagcaaactggatgcagtttatcacagtgccatccgttttgtcactaaagcaccttataccacccaccactgcgacctgtatgctctagtcggctggccctcgctacatattcgtcgccagacccactggctccaggtcatctataagtccatgctaggtaaagctccgccttatctcagttcactggtcacgatggcaacacccacccgtagcacgcgctccagcaggtgtatctcactgatcatccctaaagccaacacctcatttggccgcctttcgttccagttctctgctgcctgtgactggaacgaattgcaaaaatcgctgaagttggagacttttatctccctcatcaacttcaaacatctgctatctgagcagctaaccgatcgctgcagctgtacataggctatcggtaaatagcccacccaattttacctacctcatccccatactgtttatatttatttacttttctgctcttttgcacaccaatatctctacctgtacatgaccatctgatcatttatcattccagcaaaattgtaattattcgcctacctcctcatgccttttgcacaaaatgtatatagactctttttttctactgtgttaatgacttgttaattgtttactccatgtgtaactctgtgttgtctgttcacactgctatgctttatcttggccaggtcgcagttgcaaatgagaacttgttctcaactagcctacctggttaaataaaggtgaaataaaaaaactaaataaaaatGGTAACAATTTGATTTGGTGAGGTGTACATGgacagaggggtgaggagagggactgacGTCCTGAAGACCTTAGCTCTGTGGGATACCGCTGTCTTCTTTGGACGACCTGTACTCTGGGGGCTCGCCTGCCAGGTACAACTGTGTGTGTGGGCAGATGATGCCAATTACATTGATCATCTGTGGTTGTTACCTACTTTAGttgagtgtctgctaaataagtgaaatgtaaaatgtgtgtgggtgtgtgtagggAGAGCAGGGTGTCAGTTAAGTTCTGGAGCTCATGAGAGATGAGCTACATCTGGCGATGGCCCTGGCAGGTAACCACTATCCATAGCTAATTAAGCTACTCTGGCCATTACCTCGTCTCTTAATTCTAGCCCTCAACTCCAATCCTTTCATTTATCCAAGCATGTGTACTGCATACTTGGAATATCTGAAAGTGGGTATTGCAAAAGTGGGTGGATCAACAGTGATGTGTGTAATATCAGCACTCCGTTATTGGTTAGACAGGCCATATCCCGGTGTGCAATGGGTCAGCTTAATGTTAAAATAGCAGCCACCTGAAACAGTCGAGTGGAAACAAATCTGCCCAATTAGCTAATTCACTTTCCAGACACCAACTTCTGTTCATCCACCCTGTTCTTTCACCATGCCAACATTCAGACACAATCCACGTATGCAGTTACCCATGACTGCATGTATCTGCACTGACCTGAGTTCACAGAGGTGAGGGTTGAACTGTGTATTTTGTCTGCAGGATGTTGTTCTCTGGCGGAGGTTAAAAGATCCCTTGTCGGAAGACCTGAATTCACCTCCGGGATCTGAAGTGAAGAAGCTGaattctctcacacacaaattGGATTTCAAGGCACCAGCCATGTAACACCTGGATAAATTAATGATTTAATAAAATAGTCAATTGTAGTGATCCTCGCTGCTTTTCAAGTTTCCAAAACACTACAAATCTGATGTAATGTACTGATGAAATAACCCTCATCACCTGCTATAATttgcagtggtgggaaaagtacccaattttcatacttgagtgaAAGTAAATATACATTTAATAGAAAAAGACTGAAGTAAAAGTCACCtagtaaaatcctacttgagtaaaagtctaagtaTTTGGCTTTaaataagtatcaaaagtataaataaattcaaattccttatattaatctAACCAGACTGcatgattttcttgtttttttatttacaggtagccaggggcacattccaactcataaatgtacaaacaaagcgtgtgtttagtgagtctgccaggtcagatgcagtagggatgaccagggattctCTCTTTAAGTAcatgaattagaccattttcccagtcctgctaagcattcaaaatgtaatgagtactttggTTTCAGGGAAAAGgtagagtaaaaagtacattttctttaggaatgtagtggagttgTCCGatttaaatagtaaagtacagatacttcAAAGTACTAAGTAGTTTTTGGGAGTGTTTTTACTTAAGTACCACTGATCATTTGAAGCCTCATTAAATCATGTTTCTATCCAATATTACTGATGTTGCAGTTTGACTAGCCTTGCACAGCCATCCTTCCCAATCTTGTCTCACTGAACCATGAGCTTCTTAGGGTTTGACTAAACCTGCTGTATTGGAGAAATCACTAAGCTCGGAGACAgaactcccgagtggcgcagcatgggtaggccgtcattgtaaataagaatgtgttcataaccgacttgcctagttaaattaaatttTAAAAAACGAATGGCAATACAAATATCAATAGTCAATCTTATAATCAACAGCTGGTGACTTCAGTAGACCAGCAGATGTCACTAACACACAGCTTTGACACACTAAACCTTCTTGGTACAATTGGTGGCAATGTTGAAAACGTCCCCATCGCATACACGTTTAAAATTCCCGCCACACACACTCTTGCAGAATCCTGATCTTCTTTACAGACCATACTAGCAATCTAAACAAGGAGTTCATAAATACGGCAGTAGAGCAGGTTTATCGTTTAATCACATTCATCAGATACAAAACGTTCCCATGGCAATACTGAGATTAAAAATACACACTCAGAGTTCATTTTGGAGTCTTTCCAAACACACGTGGGTGTGTGTTCAACTTGAGTACTCAGGCGCAACAATGGTTGTGGAGTGTATTAAGTTGCAACCGTTACTTGGCGCTTGCTGAGTTGCCATGGTTACTTGGTGCTGTTGAGCACAGCGACAGTCTTCATGCCATAGTGATAGTAGCTGTAGCCTGACACAGTCGTCGTTACCGCTGTGATATACCTGCACATAAACACAGTATTACCAACACATGCGGAACAAAAACAATGAACCATTTAGAGTTTCAGAGTGCAGTGTGTCAAAACAGACTGCCTGTGGTGCGTGTCTTTACCATAGGGCTTGCAGGAGCGGACTGTCTGTGTAGTGAAAGACAGGCGAGGCCAACGATGCTGCTACTAGGAAGAGCTGGATCGCTGTGTTCACCTGCACGCAAGCATACAACCCACACACACGATTAACCAACTAGACAAATGACTGAGGACTGTTGTATGACTTTTTTTGCATGGGTATTTAGATatatgcgtgtgtttgtatatatatatatatatatacggtacAGAAACTTACCTTGCTGAGAGTGGTGGGTTTGAGCTGCGCTGTTGTGTAGCAGGGGTTAAAAAACTTACTGAGAGTCACCTGgaacgagagagaagagagcaagaggagggagtggaagatAATTATTATGTAGTCTAAAAAGAGCAACGCCAAAGATCTAGACGCAACAAAGTTCTGGAACCACTGCCATTCATCTCCTCATTCCTGTATCCTACTGATGGGCAAGTGTCCGTGACAGCCCTGAACCagcccgctgtgtgtgtgtgtgtgtgtgtgtgtgtgtgtgtgtgtgtgagacttacAGGAGGTGGGACAGTCTTGTATCTGACGTAGAAAACAGCCGCTATCAGACCAAGGTCTCTGGCTATCACCAACACTGTCAGGGGAGCTAAGAAAAGTCACATGGTCAGAGGTGCTGGAAGACCACAAATTAAACAACTAATTCATTTTTGCTTTCAAATGTGTCTTCTACATCTATGAGGATTGTGTTGACATTGTTTGGGATTATTAGCACTGTAAACAGAAAGACTTAATTGAATTTCGCAGCAAGGAAGGACTGCATTTCAACACACACCTGGGATGAGCTGTGCATAGGTGAGACTGATGTAGAGAACACTGATGAGGATTTTATCAGCCAATGGGTCGAGTGCGCTGCCCAGCGCAGACTTCTGACTGGGCCAGTTACGGGCTATATAACCATCCAGCTACAAAGACAACACACAGGGTtaacagtgtatgtgtgtatggtggcgtattattattattttattttttttaatcaaagtacactatatatacacaaaagtatgtggacaccccttcaaattagtggatccaaccatttcagccacatccgttgctgacaagtgtataaaatcaagaacaaccatgcaatctctatagacaaacattggtggtattatggccttactgaagagttcaatgactttcaacgtggcaccgtcatacgATGCCACCTTATCAACaaatcagtttgtcaaatttctgcactgctagagctgcccagtcaactgtaagttctgctattgtgaagtggaaacgtctaggagcagcaacggctcatcaacaaagtggtaggccacacaagcaatgtcagcacaataactgttctttaggagcttcatgaaatgggtttccattaccgagcagccgcacacaagcctaagatcaccatgccaaTACCAagagtcggctggagtggtgtaaagctcgccgccattggagcagtggaaatgcgttctcagGAGTGATGAATCTGGGTTCGGCAGATGCCAAGAAAAGGCTACCTgcctcaatgcatagtgccaactgtaaagtttggtggatgaggaataatggtctgggtctgtttttcatggttcgtgctACGCCCTTTAGTTCtcgtgaagggaaatattaacactacagcatacaatgacattttggacgattctgtgcttccaactttgtggcaacagttttcctgtttcagcatgacaatgccctcatgcacaaagtgagatccatacagaaatggtttgtcaagatcagtgtggaagaacttgactggcctgcaaagaGCCCTGAGCTCAACCCCATTGAATACCTTCAGGattaattggaacgctgactgcgagccaggcctaatcgcccaacatcagtgcctgacctcactaatgcacttgtggctgaacggaagcaagtccccgcagcaatattccaacatctagtgaaatgCCTTATTGCAAcaaagggggaccaacttcatattgatgcccatgattttggaattagatgttcaatgagcaatgtccacatatttttggtgATAGAGTGTATTTCAAGCGGTGTGTGTAGGCAGGTGTGTGTACCACGTCAGTAAATCCAGCCAAAGCAAACAGCCCAAGGGAGAGGTGAAAATGTTGCTCAGTTATCAGGATTCCCAGGACTGGAGCCAGTGCGAtgcgacacacacacagcaggttgGGGATAGTCCATGGGTTCTCATACTGAAACACACATAGAAAGTTTatagaaagtttttttttttaaacactggtTGAGCAATATTTAGTGCAGGACTGTGCATTGTTCATATGACTAGAGAGTGTGTGGTTCTTTGTATTAAAAACATGCCGTGACAGCAAGGGAAACCAGCCCTAAAAGTAGACTCAGCATTAGGGCATAATTTAACCTACAATGGGGCAACTTCCTGCACACAGACATCAACAACAATGAATCAGCCAAGACTACCACttgtcaatttgtaagtcgctctggataagagcgtctgctaaatgacttaaatgtaatgtaaatgttgtctTACCACACACACCGACCTACACCACCTACCAGTTCTTTAAATTTGAACAGTCCTTGACCAAGATCAGATGGTCTATCAGCTGGCTGGGTGGTTTCCCTCAGGTCCACTCCAGGTGGGCAGTCGGCTGGGGTCTCACGGGGTTTTCCACTACAGAGACCTCTCCAGCCTGGAAACACACCAGAACTCACTGGGAACAACCTCAACCCCAGCAGAACATGAGAGTTAGACGAGGAGTGATCCGTAGGGTAAAACCTAAAGTGGTTGTCGTTACCCTGCGTCCTCTCGTGACCTCTGCGGCGACAATATCGGGAGACGCTTTCCGTGGAACCCTTTAGCCCTTGGCCGCTAACCTCTGGGGTCGTTGAGCTGGGGATGTGCGTGTCctgcggggtgtgtgtgtgatattgtgtgtagcTGGACCACTGGGCGACAGAGGACACTCTGTTTTTAAGTCTCTGCAGCAACTTCAGTtctaccctcacacacacacctgtctgctgctgctgccgccatgACGCAGGAATTGCCCAACACACACTTCTCGCACACATCGCCAAGTTATTTTTAGAAACCGACAAGAACATCGCGAACAAGACGCGACTTACAAACTAACCGCATTTACAACGCTTTACACACACAACTGTTTTTACACCTCCCCGCTGGCTCATATTTGTCCTGTTTCCTTAGTATCAACCAGCAGCTCTAGCCGATCAAGCCAACGTGTTCCATGTTTGCTGCCGTATTCCGCGACAGTTTTACGACGTCGTGGTATTGGTGGATATCACCAGAGATAGATACAAGCATCTCTGATGCCACTTAACAAATTCCCCAAAACCCTGATTTGAAAAATTACCTAGTTTTGATCATTTGGGTAATTATAATCCGATAATGCAGGATGTGTCACCATTTTGGTCGTTCAGAGTGCATAATCTTACCACTACCTGCCTCATTTTCTCTCAAATGTAAAGGTTATTTATTTCACGCCTGCGCACTTCAAGACAAATCCTTGAACCAGTCACTTGCGCCACAGCTGAACAAACAGCGCCTAGCAGTGGACTCTATACGCAGCTGCAAAGGAGTCTGCAAAACCTTGTTGTTCCTAATATTTTCAACATTTACTTTATTTGATCAAAATGTCCATAATATTTctagcttatttattttatcacattcgTCCCCAGAGCAGTTAAATTACAAGATTTGCACAATACAAATAGTCAAAATACATTAACATTGGTCAGGAATTCATATTCAAACAGATTCATTAATGTATTAACCCTTTAtatattaatatacagtaccagtcaaaagtttggacacacctactcaaggtgaaagtcagtcaatatggaatatttcaagaactttgaaagtttcaagtgcagtcgcaaaaaaaaacatcaagcgctatgatgaaactggctctcacgaggaccgccacaggaaagtaagacccagagttacctgcaggggataagttcattggagttaccaacctcagaaattgcagcccaaataaatgcttcacagatttcaagtaacagacacatcaacatcaactgttcagagactgtgaatcagaccttcatggtcaaattgctgcaaagaaaacactactaaaggacactaataagaagagacttgcttgggccaagaaacacgagcaatggacattagaccagtgtaaatctgttctttggtctggaTTCCAAATGGGAGATTTAAGTAATATAtgccataatatataatatatgccatttagctgacgcttttatccaaagcgacttacagtcatgtgtgcatacattctacgtatgggtggtcccggggatcgaacccactaccctggcgttacaagcgccatgctctaccaactgagccacagaaggaccacaagtagGTAGGTGAAAgcatgatctccacatgtgtggtttccaccgttTAGCATGGAAAaggaggtgtgatggtctgggggtgctttgctggttaaACAGtcaaattctaaataaatcaaaggcacacttaaccagcttgGCTACCACAGCACTCTGCACTGATATGCcaacccatctggtttgcacttagtgggactatcatttgtttttcaacaggacaatgactcaacacacctccaggctgtgtaagggctatttgaccaaggagtaatggagtgctgcatcagttgacctggcctccacaatcacctgacctcaaccaaattgagatggtttgggatgagttggacagcagagtgaagaagaagcagccaacaagtgctcagcatatgtggaaacttcttcaagactgttggaaaagtattccaggtgaagctggtgagaatgccaagagtgtgcaaagctgtcatcaaggcaaatggtggctactaaagaatattaaatatattgtgatttaacactttattggttactacagggttccatatttgttatttcatagttttgatgtagtcttcactattattctacaatgtagaaaatagtcaaaaataaataaagaccctggaatgagtaggtgtccaaacttttgactggttctgtacagatATACATCTCAGTATTGGAACAATTCACAAATAAAACAACCAATTCTTTACAAAACATGTGT
This genomic stretch from Oncorhynchus keta strain PuntledgeMale-10-30-2019 chromosome 29, Oket_V2, whole genome shotgun sequence harbors:
- the crls1 gene encoding cardiolipin synthase (CMP-forming), producing the protein MFLSVSKNNLAMCARSVCWAIPASWRQQQQTGVCVRVELKLLQRLKNRVSSVAQWSSYTQYHTHTPQDTHIPSSTTPEVSGQGLKGSTESVSRYCRRRGHERTQGNDNHFRFYPTDHSSSNSHVLLGLRLFPVSSGVFPGWRGLCSGKPRETPADCPPGVDLRETTQPADRPSDLGQGLFKFKELYENPWTIPNLLCVCRIALAPVLGILITEQHFHLSLGLFALAGFTDVLDGYIARNWPSQKSALGSALDPLADKILISVLYISLTYAQLIPAPLTVLVIARDLGLIAAVFYVRYKTVPPPVTLSKFFNPCYTTAQLKPTTLSKVNTAIQLFLVAASLASPVFHYTDSPLLQALWYITAVTTTVSGYSYYHYGMKTVAVLNSTK